The following coding sequences are from one Sporosarcina sp. ANT_H38 window:
- a CDS encoding Spo0E family sporulation regulatory protein-aspartic acid phosphatase, with the protein MKRLFDEKMLLLQIGFKRKVMYRRAKTFGYTHPLVVSCSQELDVLINRYLENHSIQDSSLSYLHK; encoded by the coding sequence GTGAAAAGACTATTTGATGAAAAAATGTTATTGCTTCAAATTGGATTCAAGAGAAAAGTCATGTATAGAAGAGCAAAAACTTTTGGGTATACGCACCCCCTTGTTGTCTCGTGCAGTCAAGAATTGGATGTGTTGATCAATAGATATCTAGAAAATCACTCCATCCAGGATTCAAGTTTATCCTATTTGCATAAATGA
- a CDS encoding MerR family transcriptional regulator: protein MQVPISKVTRELEIKSFQLHKWEERGWLGTEPVFKDPDNNGQRTYSKQQVERIEFIDEVIKDQRKREIHRTDPKEMEKLLLEKFGGEVTRIESKELIVLPTTLESFHELLTQQNKEMNAMREMVDELVKGQLELKSYIEKSLPGRLQLEEHDRELLLSLKETMASRKKELDMAETAATEEEGNLGFFARFFKKR, encoded by the coding sequence ATGCAAGTTCCAATCAGTAAAGTTACAAGAGAATTAGAGATTAAATCATTTCAACTGCATAAATGGGAAGAACGAGGATGGCTCGGAACTGAGCCCGTTTTTAAAGATCCAGATAACAATGGCCAACGTACGTACAGTAAGCAGCAAGTTGAACGTATTGAATTTATAGATGAAGTCATTAAAGACCAAAGGAAACGGGAGATTCATCGCACGGATCCAAAAGAAATGGAAAAGCTGCTCTTAGAGAAGTTTGGTGGTGAAGTTACACGAATTGAAAGCAAAGAATTAATTGTTCTTCCCACAACACTTGAATCTTTTCATGAATTATTAACCCAACAAAATAAAGAAATGAATGCCATGCGGGAAATGGTTGATGAATTGGTTAAAGGACAATTAGAGTTAAAAAGTTATATCGAGAAGTCTTTGCCAGGACGGCTACAATTGGAAGAACACGACAGAGAACTATTGTTAAGTCTAAAGGAAACTATGGCAAGTCGTAAAAAAGAATTGGACATGGCTGAAACTGCTGCGACAGAAGAAGAGGGAAATCTAGGTTTTTTCGCCCGTTTTTTTAAAAAGCGGTGA
- a CDS encoding helix-turn-helix transcriptional regulator has protein sequence MENRIKEYREKYSFSQGKLAELCNVSRQTINAIENNKYDPSLQLAFDIARNLGITVENLFIPLENRGKENG, from the coding sequence GTGGAAAATAGAATTAAAGAGTACAGAGAAAAATACAGTTTTTCACAAGGAAAATTAGCAGAACTATGTAATGTAAGTAGGCAAACGATTAATGCTATTGAGAATAACAAATATGACCCAAGTTTGCAGTTAGCATTTGATATTGCAAGGAATTTAGGAATTACCGTAGAGAATTTATTTATACCATTAGAGAATAGGGGGAAAGAGAATGGGTAA
- a CDS encoding TrkH family potassium uptake protein, translating into MKNIKKKRITVSPPLLIGGSFLLLISLGTILLKLPIATTTTISWTDALFVATSATTVTGLSVFDPGTTLTVFGEMVLLVLIQCGGIGLMTFAVALLILLGKKIGLQNRIYLQESFNQYSIGGIVKLVKIILTFVLTVQASSIFILTLHWLPTFGLKKALYLSVFHVVSAFNNAGFSLFPDNLIGFVGDPIVNLVLSTLFILGGLGFTVVLDVHQKKSFRKWSLHTKLMIVGTIIMNVFATVVVFSLEYGNPQTLGDMSLYEKLMASYFTAVTPRTAGFNTLDYAVLEDPTLLFTMVLMFIGAGSASTASGIKLTTFMVVILATIAFLRSKDVPRIFGRSIQIEIVIRSLAITTIGLLLVVSFIFLLTITEKIPFLPLAFEVVSAFGTAGLSMGITGQLSDFGEILLCIVMFVGRIGPLTLFFILMKPKKVNYRYPYDQVFTG; encoded by the coding sequence ATGAAAAACATCAAAAAGAAACGGATTACAGTTTCGCCTCCTCTCCTGATTGGAGGAAGCTTTTTATTACTCATCTCATTAGGAACGATCTTATTAAAGCTGCCGATTGCGACAACTACGACGATTTCTTGGACGGATGCCCTTTTCGTCGCGACTTCTGCTACAACCGTAACTGGATTAAGTGTATTTGATCCTGGAACCACACTCACTGTATTTGGTGAGATGGTTTTGCTCGTTCTGATTCAGTGTGGTGGGATTGGGTTAATGACATTTGCTGTTGCCCTACTCATTTTGCTTGGGAAGAAAATTGGTCTTCAAAACCGGATTTATTTGCAAGAGTCATTTAATCAGTATTCCATTGGCGGGATTGTGAAGTTAGTCAAAATAATTCTCACATTTGTTTTAACAGTTCAAGCTTCGTCGATTTTCATTTTGACCTTACATTGGCTTCCTACTTTTGGTTTGAAAAAGGCTTTATACTTGAGTGTTTTTCATGTCGTGTCTGCTTTCAACAATGCCGGATTTTCTTTATTTCCAGACAATTTAATAGGCTTTGTTGGAGACCCTATTGTGAATCTCGTCTTATCTACATTATTTATTCTTGGAGGATTAGGCTTCACGGTCGTGCTTGATGTTCATCAAAAAAAATCATTTCGCAAATGGTCGTTGCACACCAAATTAATGATAGTGGGGACAATCATAATGAATGTGTTTGCAACCGTTGTGGTCTTCTCTTTGGAATATGGCAATCCACAAACACTTGGAGATATGTCGTTATATGAAAAACTCATGGCTTCCTATTTCACCGCAGTAACTCCTCGAACCGCGGGATTTAATACCTTAGACTATGCCGTGCTGGAAGACCCAACGCTTCTATTTACCATGGTGCTCATGTTCATAGGTGCAGGGAGTGCATCCACGGCATCCGGTATTAAATTGACGACATTCATGGTCGTGATCTTAGCAACCATCGCCTTTTTACGCTCGAAAGATGTGCCTAGAATCTTTGGACGTTCGATCCAAATCGAAATAGTCATTCGTTCACTAGCCATTACAACGATTGGTTTATTGTTGGTTGTGTCATTTATTTTCTTACTAACCATTACAGAGAAAATCCCTTTTCTACCACTTGCTTTCGAAGTGGTATCCGCCTTTGGTACAGCCGGCTTATCGATGGGGATCACAGGACAGTTGAGCGATTTTGGTGAAATCCTACTTTGCATAGTCATGTTCGTTGGTCGAATCGGACCACTAACACTCTTCTTTATTTTAATGAAACCTAAAAAAGTGAACTATCGGTATCCTTACGATCAAGTGTTTACCGGGTAA